The following proteins are encoded in a genomic region of Phragmites australis chromosome 9, lpPhrAust1.1, whole genome shotgun sequence:
- the LOC133929023 gene encoding fasciclin-like arabinogalactan protein 4, with the protein MRRQIPPVSRLVLLGMAALLAAVAAPTPAAAVNVMGVLAAFPDLADFTRLLASSPVASELAGRSSLTLLAVPNGNLPQSPSAFAAASGADLADVLRYHVLLEYLAPADLRRLPVSGKLVTTLFQTTGRAPADLGAVNVSTAGSSLAVIRSPAPFPGSNATVLGAITAVPYNLSVLSVDGLIVPSGFDLAASESRPPAAVNITRVLADARAFNVAASMLEASGVAGEFEADERGAGITVFAPTDDAFAGLPAGDRLQSLPADRKAVVLRFHVLHSYYPLGSLESIVNPLQPTLATEFSNAGRFTLNITRTNGSVAIDTGVVQATITRTVFDQNPVAVFAVSKVLLPKEMFTRTDGGDSSIVAATTAASSPPPVATPPEASQSARTPPTKLSSPPALRSVGQGYHTASAPAPAQAIGWLCVALVYLLLAPLV; encoded by the coding sequence ATGCGGAGACAGATCCCTCCCGTCTCCCGCCTCGTCCTCCTCGGGATGGCCGCCCTGCTCGCCGCGGTAGCAGCGCCGACGCCCGCGGCCGCGGTCAACGTGATGGGCGTGCTCGCGGCGTTCCCGGACCTCGCCGATTTCACGCGGCTGCTGGCGTCCAGCCCCGTGGCGTCCGAGCTCGCCGGGCGGTCGTCGCTGACGCTGCTCGCCGTGCCGAACGGAAACCTTCCGCAGTCGCCGTCCGCGTTCGCGGCGGCCTCCGGGGCCGACCTCGCCGACGTGCTCCGCTACCACGTCCTCCTCGAGTACCTCGCCCCCGCCGACCTACGCCGGCTCCCGGTCTCCGGGAAGCTGGTCACCACGCTGTTCCAGACGACCGGCCGCGCCCCCGCGGACCTCGGCGCGGTCAACGTCAGCACGGCCGGGTCCTCCCTGGCCGTCATCCGCTCGCCTGCGCCGTTCCCGGGGTCGAACGCCACCGTCCTCGGGGCCATCACCGCGGTGCCGTACAACCTGAGCGTGCTCTCCGTGGATGGCCTCATCGTGCCGTCCGGGTTCGACCTCGCGGCGTCCGAGTCGCGGCCCCCCGCCGCGGTCAACATCACCCGCGTCCTCGCCGACGCGCGCGCCTTCAACGTGGCGGCCTCCATGCTGGAGGCCTCGGGAGTCGCTGGCGAGTTCGAGGCCGACGAGCGCGGTGCCGGCATCACGGTGTTCGCCCCCACCGACGACGCCTTCGCGGGCCTTCCCGCCGGCGACCGCCTCCAGTCCCTCCCCGCCGATCGCAAGGCCGTGGTGCTCCGTTTCCACGTGCTCCACTCCTACTACCCGCTGGGCTCGCTCGAGTCCATCGTGAACCCCCTCCAGCCCACCCTCGCCACCGAGTTCAGCAACGCCGGCCGCTTCACCCTCAACATCACCCGCACCAACGGCTCCGTCGCCATCGACACCGGCGTCGTGCAGGCGACCATCACCCGGACAGTCTTCGACCAGAACCCCGTCGCCGTCTTCGCCGTCTCCAAGGTGCTCCTCCCCAAGGAGATGTTCACCCGGACCGACGGCGGCGACTCCTCCAtcgtcgccgccaccaccgccgcgtCCTCCCCCCCGCCGGTCGCCACTCCACCGGAGGCCTCCCAGAGCGCGCGGACGCCGCCGACAAAACTCTCCTCCCCACCCGCGCTGCGCAGCGTGGGGCAGGGCTACCACACGGCgtccgcgccggcgccggcgcaagCAATCGGATGGTTGTGTGTAGCATTGGTGTATCTACTTCTAGCGCCTCTGGTATGA